The following are encoded together in the Zingiber officinale cultivar Zhangliang chromosome 8A, Zo_v1.1, whole genome shotgun sequence genome:
- the LOC122011015 gene encoding zinc finger CCCH domain-containing protein 17-like — MCQRLSFLEKEVKQLKASNDQSFAAQEKIDVEVARLQAALEKSEKLLEAERFLPPQSTTLFSRSIAAEMESCVLHRNKRVVLQKPPVAVPCVFWRAGRCNRRPCRFLHAEQPPSAPEKNTKRNLQTPLSSPATNGKRNLQTPLSSPATNAKRNLQPPFALATKGKRNLEPPYAPVTNDKHDLAWRGDNTASSVVLPHASSVIVYDKKNKIAADRDTVRNESNCSLLATIRGHQQAISGIALASDTNRLLLGSKDGTISVWDSLTGQRVRVNIMGAEVGALLTEQHWSFMGVFDSFQAYNSHTKTQYIIEELGGQVHAIAASNGFVFAGIQDGSILAWQFNSEELITEQPMASLDGHLLPVVSLLVHEDIYSGSTDHTIKVWDLTSLQCIQTINGHTSSVMSLLSWGPYILSCSLDNSIKIWATSEGSQQLQLVYTHQENNGVISLCGISDANAKSVLICARSDRSICLYDLPSFTQRGQIHFSEELKVVKSDPSGLFFTGDATGELRVWSLSG; from the exons ATGTGCCAAAGGCTCTCTTTTCTGGAGAAGGAAGTTAAGCAGTTGAAGGCATCGAACGACCAATCCTTCGCCGCTCAGGAAAAAATCGACGTTGAGGTAGCCCGACTCCAAGCCGCTCTGGAGAAGAGCGAGAAGCTGCTCGAGGCCGAACGG TTCCTTCCTCCCCAATCCACAACTCTTTTCTCTCGATCAATTGCTGCGGAGATGGAATCGTGTGTTCTCCATCGCAACAAGAGGGTGGTTCTTCAGAAGCCGCCGGTGGCGGTCCCTTGCGTCTTCTGGCGCGCGGGTCGATGCAACCGTCGACCTTGTCGCTTCCTCCACGCCGAACAACCCCCATCTGCTCCGGAGAAAAACACCAAGCGCAATCTACAGACCCCGTTGTCATCTCCGGCAACAAACGGCAAGCGCAATCTGCAGACCCCGTTGTCATCTCCGGCAACAAACGCCAAGCGCAATCTGCAGCCCCCGTTTGCTCTGGCAACAAAGGGCAAGCGCAACCTGGAGCCTCCCTATGCTCCGGTGACAAACGACAAGCACGATCTCGCATGGAGGGGAGATAATACTGCTTCCTCCGTTGTTTTGCCGCATGCTTCCTcc GTCATCGTTTATGATAAGAAGAATAAGATCGCCGCTGACAGGGACACGGTTCGTAACGAGAGCAATTGCTCTCTTCTGGCCACGATCCGGGGGCATCAACAG GCCATATCTGGGATCGCATTAGCATCCGATACAAACAGATTGCTCCTAGGAAGCAAAGATGGAACCATCAGCGTCTGGGATTCACTCACCGGacag CGTGTCCGTGTAAACATTATGGGTGCTGAAGTTGGAGCCCTCCTCACTGAGCAACATTGGAGCTTTATGGGCGTCTTCGATTCTTTCCAA GCCTACAATTCACATACCAAAACTCAGTATATAATCGAAGAGCTTGGAGGACAAGTTCATGCTATAGCTGCTTCGAATGGATTCGTTTTTGCTGGTATccaa GATGGATCCATTTTGGCTTGGCAATTCAATTCAGAAGAATTAATTACAGAACAACCGATGGCATCTCTCGATGGGCATCTACTTCCAGTAGTGTCACTGCTAGTGCATGAAGATATCTATTCCGGTTCTACGGATCATACAATTAag GTGTGGGATCTCACTTCGTTACAATGCATACAAACAATTAATGGTCATACATCATCAGTGATGTCGCTGCTTTCATGGGGACCGTATATCCTATCTTGCTCTCTTGATAACTCAATAAAA ATTTGGGCCACTTCCGAAGGAAGTCAACAGTTGCAACTAGTTTATACACATCAAGAAAATAAT GGCGTGATTTCTCTTTGCGGCATTAGCGATGCTAATGCTAAGTCAGTATTGATATGTGCACGCAGTGACCGTTCCATTTGTCTCTATGATTTGCCATC ATTCACGCAGAGGGGCCAAATTCACTTTAGTGAGGAGTTGAAGGTGGTCAAAAGTGACCCTAGTGGTTTATTCTTTACTGGCGATGCCACTGGAGAGCTCAGAGTCTGGAGCTTGTCCGGCTGA